From one Acidobacteriota bacterium genomic stretch:
- the arsC gene encoding arsenate reductase (glutaredoxin) (This arsenate reductase requires both glutathione and glutaredoxin to convert arsenate to arsenite, after which the efflux transporter formed by ArsA and ArsB can extrude the arsenite from the cell, providing resistance.): MSEKITIYQKPTCSKCREALAILNESGETFESVNYYETPLTKDELRQLIAKLGIPAKDLLRKGEDVFRALNIKPDEISEDELIALMIAHPDLMQRPIVVRGDRAVLARPPQNVCELL, from the coding sequence ATGAGCGAAAAGATTACCATCTATCAAAAGCCGACCTGTAGCAAGTGTCGCGAGGCGCTGGCGATTTTAAACGAAAGCGGCGAAACCTTTGAATCCGTCAATTATTACGAGACGCCTTTAACGAAGGATGAATTGCGTCAGTTGATTGCTAAACTCGGCATTCCTGCCAAAGATTTATTGCGCAAAGGCGAAGATGTGTTTCGCGCCTTGAATATCAAACCGGATGAAATTTCCGAAGACGAATTGATTGCGTTAATGATTGCGCACCCGGATTTAATGCAACGCCCGATTGTGGTTCGCGGCGACCGCGCAGTTTTGGCAAGACCGCCGCAAAATGTTTGCGAGTTGCTGTAA
- the ligA gene encoding NAD-dependent DNA ligase LigA, whose protein sequence is MMTKKNQTLEAELKQLREEIRYHDERYYLHSDPEISDFEYDQLMNRLKAIEAEHPQLITPDSPTQRVSGRPAEGFVEYRHRRPMLSLDNTYSMDDLREWDKRVRKGVGLEQVEYVTELKIDGLSISAIYEKNRLTRGVTRGDGVVGDDVTQNIRTIRSLPLRIREEAFQQPTGTKKEKPPLAQPSLFGNPETGESLKKSGKTPDPSHQSAIPEPDEIEVRGEVYLPNESFRKINEARAEQGLQLFANPRNAASGTMKLLDSKTVAERQLDLFCYDLLFDGRKPFASHWQALEWLVNAGFRVNDARALCDSIDEVVQYCETWGEKRDALGYEIDGVVVKVNKVALQDELGSTSKAPRWAVAYKYPARQATTKLLGITVQVGRIGTLTPVAELEPVFLAGTTVSRASLHNDEQIKRLGVKIGDYVLVEKSGEIIPQVVKVVESKRTGRERELQDFVMPKDCPACGEPVVRQPGEVAWRCVNATCPAKIKAGLKQFASRPAMRIEGLGESLIEQLTSNRLIDGQTLPPLVRDFADLYHLSERRDEFLALERMGAKSVDNLLEQIEASKQNDFHRLLFGLGIRHVGERTAKILAGNFASIDELMNASQSQLSSIFEIGSVVAAAIVEWFNESRNRDLIARLKEAGVNLKAATGAKSGAAASRKLEGKQFVLTGKLPTLSRDEARQMIESAGGRVTSSVTKKTNFVVVGEEAGSKLDKAKELGITLLDEESLLEMLA, encoded by the coding sequence ATGATGACCAAAAAAAATCAAACACTGGAAGCCGAACTCAAGCAACTTAGAGAAGAGATACGTTATCACGATGAACGGTATTATCTTCACAGCGACCCGGAAATCAGCGATTTTGAATATGACCAGTTGATGAATCGCTTGAAAGCCATTGAAGCCGAACACCCGCAACTCATCACCCCCGATTCGCCAACGCAGCGCGTATCGGGTCGCCCTGCCGAAGGCTTCGTTGAATATCGCCATCGTCGCCCGATGCTCTCGCTCGATAATACTTATTCGATGGATGATTTGCGCGAATGGGATAAGCGGGTGCGCAAAGGCGTCGGATTGGAGCAGGTCGAGTATGTTACCGAATTGAAAATTGATGGGTTGAGTATTTCAGCGATATATGAAAAAAATCGTTTGACGCGCGGCGTGACCCGCGGCGACGGTGTGGTTGGCGATGATGTCACGCAAAATATTCGCACCATCCGCTCATTGCCCTTACGCATTCGCGAAGAGGCTTTTCAGCAACCTACAGGTACAAAAAAAGAGAAACCGCCGCTTGCTCAACCCTCACTTTTCGGCAATCCTGAAACCGGCGAATCGTTGAAAAAATCCGGTAAAACACCTGACCCTTCACATCAAAGCGCAATTCCAGAGCCTGATGAAATCGAAGTGCGCGGGGAAGTCTATTTGCCCAATGAATCATTTCGGAAAATCAATGAAGCGCGTGCCGAACAAGGGTTGCAACTGTTTGCCAATCCGCGCAACGCTGCATCGGGCACCATGAAATTACTCGATTCTAAAACCGTTGCCGAACGCCAGCTTGACCTCTTCTGCTATGACCTGTTGTTTGACGGGCGAAAACCGTTTGCCTCGCACTGGCAGGCGCTCGAATGGCTGGTCAATGCCGGATTCAGGGTCAACGATGCACGCGCCTTATGCGATTCGATTGATGAAGTGGTTCAATATTGCGAAACCTGGGGCGAAAAACGCGACGCGCTTGGTTATGAAATTGACGGCGTAGTGGTCAAAGTCAACAAAGTCGCTTTGCAGGACGAACTCGGCTCAACCTCAAAAGCGCCGCGCTGGGCTGTGGCATACAAATATCCTGCCAGGCAGGCGACAACCAAACTGTTAGGCATCACTGTACAGGTCGGGCGCATCGGGACGCTCACACCGGTTGCCGAACTCGAGCCGGTATTTTTGGCGGGCACAACCGTCTCGCGCGCGTCTCTGCATAACGATGAACAGATTAAACGACTCGGCGTAAAAATCGGCGATTATGTGCTGGTTGAAAAGAGCGGGGAAATCATTCCGCAGGTCGTCAAAGTCGTTGAATCGAAACGCACGGGCAGAGAACGCGAGCTTCAGGATTTCGTGATGCCAAAAGATTGTCCTGCCTGCGGTGAACCGGTGGTTCGTCAACCCGGTGAAGTTGCCTGGCGATGTGTCAATGCCACCTGTCCTGCGAAAATCAAAGCCGGACTCAAACAGTTTGCCTCGCGTCCGGCTATGCGCATCGAAGGACTCGGCGAATCGTTGATTGAACAACTCACCTCCAACCGCTTGATTGATGGGCAAACTCTGCCACCGCTGGTGCGCGATTTTGCAGACCTCTATCATCTCAGCGAACGTCGCGATGAATTTCTCGCGCTTGAACGAATGGGCGCGAAATCCGTTGATAATCTGCTCGAACAAATCGAAGCGAGTAAGCAAAATGATTTTCACCGATTGCTGTTTGGACTCGGCATTCGCCACGTTGGTGAACGCACGGCGAAAATTTTAGCGGGTAACTTTGCGTCGATTGATGAATTGATGAATGCCAGTCAAAGCCAGCTTTCCAGTATTTTTGAAATCGGCAGTGTGGTTGCCGCAGCCATCGTTGAGTGGTTTAATGAATCGCGCAATCGCGATTTGATTGCCCGCTTAAAAGAAGCAGGCGTGAACCTGAAAGCGGCTACAGGAGCCAAAAGCGGGGCAGCGGCATCAAGAAAACTTGAAGGCAAACAATTCGTCTTAACCGGGAAATTGCCGACCCTTTCGCGTGACGAAGCGCGGCAGATGATTGAATCGGCGGGCGGGCGCGTAACCAGTTCAGTAACCAAAAAGACAAATTTTGTAGTCGTCGGTGAAGAAGCCGGATCGAAACTCGATAAAGCGAAAGAACTGGGCATCACTCTGCTGGATGAAGAATCGTTGTTGGAAATGCTGGCTTGA
- a CDS encoding ABC transporter ATP-binding protein produces MNTEIYDVELIDVSKRFGATLAAKNVSLQIHAGEFITLLGPSGCGKTTLLRMIAGFEYPDDGQVIFRGKDITHLPPYKRDVTTVFQQYALFPHLDVFHNIAFGLERQKKTREEIKRRVSEALEMVRLEGLENRRPNELSGGQQQRVALARALVMEPKVLLLDEPLAALDLKLRKQMQEELKRLQRRLGISFVFVTHDQEEALTMSDRVVVMNAGVIEQMGLPQEIYERPQTEFVASFIGDSNILEGAIESTTHEVSVINIHNAKFSVKGNGFKPGDKVRVMIRPEKIKLSGNGSGILQGKVESAMYLGESTQWKVTIHDGQQLMVLEQNSEPAEAIENRIGRDVMLNWESESAVLLRR; encoded by the coding sequence TTGAACACGGAGATTTATGACGTAGAACTCATTGATGTCAGTAAACGATTTGGCGCGACCCTCGCTGCAAAAAATGTTTCTTTACAGATTCACGCAGGCGAATTTATTACCTTGCTTGGGCCATCGGGTTGCGGCAAAACTACGCTGCTCAGGATGATTGCAGGATTTGAATACCCCGATGACGGTCAAGTCATCTTTCGCGGCAAAGATATTACCCACCTGCCACCATACAAGCGCGATGTGACGACGGTCTTTCAGCAATATGCACTGTTTCCGCATCTGGATGTTTTTCACAATATCGCCTTCGGATTGGAACGCCAGAAAAAAACACGCGAAGAGATTAAACGCCGCGTCAGTGAGGCGCTTGAAATGGTGCGCCTCGAAGGTTTGGAAAATCGCAGACCGAATGAACTATCGGGCGGACAACAGCAGCGGGTGGCGCTGGCTCGGGCTTTGGTGATGGAACCGAAAGTCCTGCTTCTCGACGAACCGCTCGCGGCGCTCGATTTGAAACTGCGGAAACAGATGCAGGAAGAGTTGAAACGCTTGCAGCGCAGGCTTGGCATCAGCTTTGTTTTTGTTACTCACGACCAGGAAGAGGCATTGACCATGAGCGACCGTGTCGTGGTAATGAACGCCGGCGTCATCGAACAGATGGGCTTGCCGCAGGAGATTTATGAACGTCCGCAGACCGAATTTGTCGCGAGTTTTATTGGTGATTCCAACATTTTGGAAGGCGCAATTGAATCGACAACTCATGAAGTCTCGGTTATCAACATTCATAACGCGAAGTTTTCAGTTAAGGGGAATGGTTTCAAACCGGGCGATAAAGTGCGGGTGATGATTCGCCCGGAAAAAATCAAATTGTCGGGAAATGGAAGCGGCATTCTGCAAGGCAAAGTCGAATCCGCGATGTATTTGGGCGAAAGCACGCAATGGAAGGTGACGATTCACGACGGGCAGCAGTTAATGGTGCTGGAACAAAACAGCGAGCCTGCCGAAGCTATAGAGAATCGCATCGGCAGGGATGTCATGCTCAACTGGGAAAGTGAAAGCGCGGTGTTATTGCGAAGGTGA
- a CDS encoding ABC transporter permease: MAERAKKKIGVYLLAPSVIWLVLFIVAPIVIVVIVSFATRGAYGKTIYDFTIGNYLRAFDTLYLPAYWRTIWIAFLTTVLCVAISYPVAYFIALRAPERWKRILLVLTVIPFWTSFLIRTYAWMLLLRNEGLINSVLLQSGLVHEPLKLLYNDFAILVGQVYGELPFMILPIYVALERLDTRLLEAAQDLGATRLWTFIKVTLPLSKPGLIAGIVLVFIPSLGAFITPDLLGGAKSIMIGNLIQNQFIQLNQPFGSALSLLLTLAVFVLLAIAFRAGLKASELS, from the coding sequence ATGGCTGAAAGAGCAAAAAAGAAAATCGGCGTTTATTTATTGGCTCCAAGCGTCATCTGGTTGGTGCTGTTCATCGTCGCGCCGATTGTCATTGTGGTGATTGTCAGTTTTGCCACGCGCGGCGCATACGGCAAGACGATTTACGATTTTACCATTGGCAATTATTTGCGCGCTTTTGACACGCTCTATCTGCCGGCTTATTGGCGAACCATCTGGATTGCCTTTTTAACCACGGTTTTGTGTGTAGCAATCAGTTACCCGGTGGCGTACTTCATTGCGCTACGCGCGCCTGAACGTTGGAAACGCATTTTACTGGTGCTCACGGTGATTCCGTTCTGGACAAGTTTTTTGATTCGCACCTATGCCTGGATGTTGCTGCTCAGAAACGAAGGGCTGATCAATTCGGTGTTGCTGCAAAGCGGTTTGGTACACGAACCATTGAAATTGCTGTACAACGATTTTGCCATTCTGGTCGGACAGGTTTACGGCGAATTGCCGTTTATGATTTTGCCAATTTATGTGGCGCTCGAACGTTTGGACACCAGACTATTGGAAGCGGCGCAAGATTTAGGCGCAACCCGGTTGTGGACGTTTATAAAAGTGACCTTGCCGCTTTCTAAACCCGGATTGATTGCCGGCATTGTGTTGGTGTTCATTCCTTCGCTTGGGGCATTCATTACCCCGGATTTACTGGGCGGCGCGAAATCCATCATGATTGGCAACCTGATTCAAAATCAATTCATTCAACTCAATCAACCGTTTGGTTCGGCGCTATCGTTATTACTGACGCTTGCGGTTTTCGTGTTGCTGGCGATTGCTTTTCGCGCCGGTTTAAAGGCGAGTGAATTGTCGTGA
- a CDS encoding carbamoyltransferase C-terminal domain-containing protein, which produces MNIVGITGQEKDAAAALIRDGKVIAAIEEEKLSRVRHIGMSYAGGLPVQAIEFCLQRGGISFSEIDYVAYYLEPQKLFHREMAFRATHANSSHTAPSAEAVPDYFVETLNGLRERLKTRQIVEEKLAGRGKFIEVNHQMAHAASAFFASGFERAAIIVANNRGDMTSTSLMVGRGAQIETLAEAEYPQSIGAVYSALTEALGFGDECHKTKWLATTGKTRYLELFQKVLKVKKSGLPGVNLDYFNITGKGRPAFSDLFYEASKFKPRAKDEPIGQIHRDLAASLQAHLENVLCEIAARHREKTGEENLCLAGGVALNSLAISAIERRAGFKRVFVQPAAGNVGCAIGAALQVWHQNLNHPERNYEMRHLFLGPQFNDEEIKSILDNCKIGYEYFLTEDKLIAEVARLLHQGKIIGWFRGAMEFGGRALGNRSILASPANELMRDNLNTFIKHREDFRPFSAAVPVERINEFCEPSDLQRFLEGVSRVREGKRALIPAVVFGEGLARMHSVSRKDNPAFWKLLVKFGETGDVPVLINTSFNLFGEPVVSTPREAVRGFYCSGIDCLAIGNFLIKK; this is translated from the coding sequence ATGAATATCGTAGGAATAACCGGACAGGAAAAAGATGCTGCGGCTGCATTGATTCGTGATGGGAAAGTGATTGCCGCCATCGAAGAAGAAAAATTATCTCGCGTTCGCCACATCGGAATGAGTTATGCAGGGGGATTGCCCGTGCAGGCGATTGAATTTTGTTTGCAACGCGGCGGCATTAGCTTTTCGGAAATTGATTACGTCGCCTATTATCTCGAACCGCAAAAACTCTTTCATCGCGAAATGGCTTTTCGCGCTACCCATGCCAACAGTTCACACACTGCGCCATCCGCAGAAGCTGTCCCCGATTATTTTGTCGAAACGCTAAATGGGTTACGCGAACGTTTGAAGACTCGCCAGATAGTTGAAGAAAAGCTTGCAGGGCGCGGCAAATTCATTGAAGTCAACCATCAAATGGCGCACGCCGCCAGCGCTTTTTTCGCGTCGGGCTTTGAACGCGCTGCCATCATCGTTGCCAACAACCGTGGCGATATGACTTCGACTTCGCTCATGGTTGGACGCGGCGCGCAGATTGAAACCCTTGCCGAAGCCGAGTATCCGCAATCCATCGGCGCGGTGTATTCGGCGCTCACCGAGGCGCTCGGTTTTGGCGATGAATGTCATAAAACCAAGTGGTTGGCAACGACAGGAAAAACCCGTTACCTTGAGCTATTTCAAAAAGTGTTGAAGGTGAAAAAGAGCGGCTTGCCCGGAGTCAATCTCGATTATTTCAATATCACCGGCAAAGGTCGTCCGGCTTTTTCAGACCTGTTTTATGAAGCCAGCAAATTTAAACCGCGCGCCAAAGATGAACCCATCGGACAAATTCATCGCGACCTGGCTGCAAGCCTTCAAGCGCACCTGGAAAATGTTCTCTGTGAAATTGCCGCGCGACACCGCGAGAAAACCGGCGAAGAGAATTTGTGTTTAGCCGGTGGGGTTGCGCTGAACAGTCTGGCGATTTCGGCAATCGAACGTCGCGCCGGGTTCAAGCGCGTCTTTGTACAACCGGCGGCAGGCAATGTCGGTTGTGCGATTGGCGCGGCGCTGCAAGTCTGGCATCAGAATTTAAATCACCCGGAAAGAAACTATGAAATGCGTCACCTGTTTCTGGGTCCGCAATTTAATGATGAAGAAATCAAAAGCATTCTCGATAACTGTAAAATCGGTTATGAATATTTTTTAACCGAAGATAAATTGATTGCCGAGGTCGCAAGGCTTCTGCATCAAGGCAAAATCATCGGCTGGTTTCGCGGCGCAATGGAATTTGGCGGCAGAGCCTTGGGCAACCGTTCGATTCTCGCTTCACCGGCGAACGAATTGATGCGCGATAATTTGAATACTTTTATTAAACATCGCGAAGATTTTCGCCCGTTTTCCGCAGCCGTTCCTGTTGAACGCATCAATGAGTTTTGCGAACCGAGCGATTTACAACGCTTTCTGGAAGGCGTAAGCCGGGTTCGTGAAGGCAAGCGCGCTTTGATTCCCGCTGTGGTGTTTGGCGAAGGGTTGGCGCGTATGCACAGCGTCAGCCGCAAAGACAATCCGGCGTTTTGGAAATTGCTGGTGAAATTCGGTGAGACCGGCGATGTGCCGGTGTTGATTAACACGTCATTCAATCTGTTTGGCGAACCGGTCGTGTCAACTCCGCGTGAAGCGGTGCGCGGATTTTATTGTTCGGGAATCGATTGTCTGGCGATTGGCAATTTTTTGATCAAAAAGTGA